A genomic window from Vicia villosa cultivar HV-30 ecotype Madison, WI unplaced genomic scaffold, Vvil1.0 ctg.000579F_1_1, whole genome shotgun sequence includes:
- the LOC131629546 gene encoding vacuolar protein sorting-associated protein 54, chloroplastic-like isoform X1, translating into MDSPPSQQTWGRSPTLSSAPSTSFSKDAIQSLSSILNNPLSSTTISPPEFTPISSTKSTSEITRSDFHTYLSTVSDPFHRFDDIRKHANKEISLPSDTDGAGEALVACLREVPSLYFKEDFRLEEGATFRAACPFSTFAENAVLQEKLSQYLDVVELHLVKEISLRSSSFFEAQGQLQDLNGKIVEGCARIRELKDTVRLIDSDLVESARQIQQLNGTRTNLLALQQKLRLIFYVNQALSALKLLVASADCAGALDVTDDLQHLLDGDELTGLHCFRHLRDHVTGFIESINSILSAEFIRASLHDAAESDVIILSKAKARASLPMNGKDDEVKLEEEETTNFKDSLLPTVIGLLRTAKLPSILRIYRDTLTADMKSSIKTAVAELLPVLALRGSESEFFSGDRAVEADGGGASLASKLRSLSSDCFVHLLSAIFMIVQAHLVRAAEVKKAIEWILSNCDGHYASDSVAAAIAHGAAAAEISQESDVNGTTFFPYSPQRNVAKGSSFQGKAIDAVSSSNMSKNFRADVLRENAEAVFAACDAAHGRWAKLLGVRAALHPRLKLQEFLTIYNITHEFITATEKIGGRLGYSIRGTLQSQAKAFIDFQHDSRMSKIKAVLDQETWVEIDVPDEFQSIINMLFSSDALSSENLNGVEEDNSTGYHDMASNNVAQPMADTGLLSAEQHVEQADSAEESKKSHRGHSKSVGSNSTEKDHKKSASQALFYKGVGYHMVNCGLILLKMLSEYIDMNNLLPTLSSEVVHRVAEILKFFNTRTCQLVLGAGAMQVSGLKSITSKHLALASQVISFIHAIIPEIRQILFLKVPETRKLLLLSEIDRVAQDYKVHRDEIHSKLVQIMRERLLVHLRGLPQIVESWNRPEDADPQPSQFARSLTKEVGYLQRVLSRTLNEEDVQAIFRQVVVIFHSQISEAFSRFDISTSQAKNRLYRDIKHILQCIRSLPSGDLSKSDTPNWGQLDEFLVQRFGNDAVQ; encoded by the exons ATGGATTCCCCACCCTCCCAACAAACGTGGGGAAGGTCACCAACCCTCTCCTCAGCTCCTTCCACATCCTTCTCCAAAGACGCAATCCAAAGCCTCTCTTCCATCCTCAACAACCCTCTCTCCTCCACCACAATCTCCCCTCCCGAATTCACCCCTATCTCCTCCACCAAATCCACCTCCGAAATCACCCGATCCGATTTCCACACCTACCTCTCCACCGTCTCCGATCCCTTCCACCGCTTCGACGACATCCGCAAACACGCCAACAAAGAGATCTCCCTCCCATCCGACACCGACGGCGCCGGCGAAGCACTCGTCGCTTGTCTCCGCGAGGTTCCCTCGCTTTACTTCAAAGAAGATTTTCGTCTGGAAGAAGGCGCCACGTTTCGCGCTGCGTGTCCGTTCTCGACGTTTGCAGAGAACGCTGTGTTGCAGGAGAAGCTCTCGCAGTATCTTGATGTGGTGGAGCTTCATCTTGTTAAGGAGATCTCGCTGAGATCGTCTTCGTTCTTTGAAGCGCAGGGACAGTTGCAGGATCTTAATGGGAAGATCGTGGAGGGATGTGCAAGGATTCGGGAACTGAAGGATACTGTTCGGCTTATTGATTCAGATTTGGTTGAGTCTGCTAGGCAGATTCAGCAGCTTAACGGTACCAGGACGAATCTGTTGGCGCTTCAGCAGAAACTTAGGCTCATATTCTATGTTAATCAAGCACTCTCAGCTCTCAAATTG CTTGTTGCATCTGCAGATTGTGCTGGAGCACTGGATGTAACTGACGATTTGCAACATTTACTG GATGGAGATGAGCTCACTGGGTTGCACTGCTTTCGTCATCTTAGAGATCATGTGACAGGTTTTATAGAATCAATAAACAG CATTCTCTCAGCAGAGTTTATTCGAGCTTCTTTACACGATGCTGCAGAATCAGATGTGATAATTTTATCTAAAGCTAAAGCAAGAGCTTCCCTTCCCATGAATGGAAAAGATGATGAA GTAaagttagaagaagaagaaacaactaATTTCAAAGACAGTCTTCTCCCTACTGTAATTGGCTTGCTTAGAACA GCTAAACTTCCCTCTATTCTGAGGATCTATCGAGACACACTAACTGCTGATATGAAGAGCTCTATTAAAACTGCTGTTGCTGAGTTGCTTCCAGTTCTTGCTCTCCGAGGTTCAGAATCAGAGTTCTTTTCTGGAGACAGAGCTGTAGAGGCAGATG GTGGTGGTGCTTCGCTTGCTAGCAAGTTAAGGAGTCTGTCATCTGATTGCTTTGTCCATCTTTTGAGTGCTATTTTCATGATAGTACAG GCTCATTTAGTACGGGCTGCTGAAGTGAAAAAAGCCATTGAATGGATTTTGAGCAACTGTGATGGTCATTATGCTTCTGATTCAGTTGCTGCCGCAATTGCTCATGGTGCTGCAGCTGCAGAGATATCCCAAGAAAGCGATGTTAATGGCACTACATTTTTTCCGTATTCACCGCAGAGAAATGTTGCCAAGGGTTCCTCTTTTCAGGGAAAAGCAATTGATGCTGTGAGCTCCTCAAACATGTCAAAAAATTTCAG AGCTGATGTATTGCGAGAAAACGCAGAAGCTGTCTTTGCAGCATGTGATGCTGCTCATGGAAGATGGGCAAAGCTTCTGGGGGTCCGTGCTGCTCTCCATCCTAGATTGAAACTGCAGGAATTTCTAACTATTTACAACATCACCCATGAGTTCATTACAGCTACTGAAAAA ATTGGTGGAAGATTGGGATACAGCATCCGTGGGACACTGCAGTCGCAGGCCAAGGCTTTTATTGATTTTCAGCATGATTCTCGG ATGTCAAAAATCAAGGCAGTGCTTGACCAAGAAACTTGGGTGGAGATAGATGTTCCTGATGAATTTCAATCCATTATCAATATGCTTTTCTCATCGGATGCACTGTCTTCTGAGAACCTTAATGGTGTTGAAGAGGATAATTCAACGGGTTACCATGATATGGCATCTAACAATGTTGCCCAGCCGATGGCGGACACTGGACTGTTGAGCGCTGAACAGCATGTTGAGCAGGCTGATTCCGCGGAAGAATCTAAGAAATCACATAGAGGTCATAGCAAATCGGTTGGGAGTAACAGCACTGAGAAAGATCATAAAAAATCTGCATCTCAGGCTCTTTTCTACAAAGGTGTTGGTTATCACATGGTAAACTG TGGCTTGATATTGCTGAAGATGCTGTCAGAATACATTGATATGAACAACCTTTTGCCAACATTATCTTCAGAAGTTGTTCACCGTGTGGCAGAAATCTTGAAGTTTTTCAACACAAGAACATGCCAACTTGTTCTAGGGGCTGGTGCAATGCAG GTGTCTGGTTTGAAGTCCATCACCTCTAAACACCTGGCGCTGGCAAGTCAAGTCATTAGTTTTATACATGCTATTATTCCTG AAATTCGGCAGATTCTTTTTCTGAAAGTACCAGAGACTAGAAAATTGCTATTGCTTTCAGAGATTGATCGAGTCGCACAG GATTATAAAGTCCATAGAGATGAAATACATTCTAAATTAGTTCAGATAATGCGAGAAAGATTATTAGTCCACTTGCGTGGGTTGCCTCAAATTGTTGAGAGTTGGAATAGACCCGAGGATGCTGATCCCCAGCCTAGTCAATTTGCTCGGTCCCTTACAAAG GAAGTTGGATACCTCCAGCGTGTTCTATCTCGGACCTTGAATGAAGAAGATGTTCAGGCAATTTTCAG GCAAGTGGTCGTTATCTTTCATTCACAAATTTCAGAAGCATTTTCAAGATTTGATATAAGCACTTCACAGGCAAAGAATAG GTTATATCGGGATATCAAACATATTCTTCAATGTATACGGTCATTACCATCAGGTGATTTAAGTAAATCTGATACCCCTAACTGGGGTCAGCTGGATGAATTCTTGGTGCAAAGATTTGGTAATGATGCTGTTCAGTAA
- the LOC131629546 gene encoding vacuolar protein sorting-associated protein 54, chloroplastic-like isoform X2, translating to MDSPPSQQTWGRSPTLSSAPSTSFSKDAIQSLSSILNNPLSSTTISPPEFTPISSTKSTSEITRSDFHTYLSTVSDPFHRFDDIRKHANKEISLPSDTDGAGEALVACLREVPSLYFKEDFRLEEGATFRAACPFSTFAENAVLQEKLSQYLDVVELHLVKEISLRSSSFFEAQGQLQDLNGKIVEGCARIRELKDTVRLIDSDLVESARQIQQLNGTRTNLLALQQKLRLIFYVNQALSALKLLVASADCAGALDVTDDLQHLLDGDELTGLHCFRHLRDHVTGFIESINSILSAEFIRASLHDAAESDVIILSKAKARASLPMNGKDDEVKLEEEETTNFKDSLLPTVIGLLRTAKLPSILRIYRDTLTADMKSSIKTAVAELLPVLALRGSESEFFSGDRAVEADGGGASLASKLRSLSSDCFVHLLSAIFMIVQAHLVRAAEVKKAIEWILSNCDGHYASDSVAAAIAHGAAAAEISQESDVNGTTFFPYSPQRNVAKGSSFQGKAIDAVSSSNMSKNFRADVLRENAEAVFAACDAAHGRWAKLLGVRAALHPRLKLQEFLTIYNITHEFITATEKIGGRLGYSIRGTLQSQAKAFIDFQHDSRMSKIKAVLDQETWVEIDVPDEFQSIINMLFSSDALSSENLNGVEEDNSTGYHDMASNNVAQPMADTGLLSAEQHVEQADSAEESKKSHRGHSKSVGSNSTEKDHKKSASQALFYKGVGYHMVNCGLILLKMLSEYIDMNNLLPTLSSEVVHRVAEILKFFNTRTCQLVLGAGAMQVSGLKSITSKHLALASQVISFIHAIIPEIRQILFLKVPETRKLLLLSEIDRVAQIMRERLLVHLRGLPQIVESWNRPEDADPQPSQFARSLTKEVGYLQRVLSRTLNEEDVQAIFRQVVVIFHSQISEAFSRFDISTSQAKNRLYRDIKHILQCIRSLPSGDLSKSDTPNWGQLDEFLVQRFGNDAVQ from the exons ATGGATTCCCCACCCTCCCAACAAACGTGGGGAAGGTCACCAACCCTCTCCTCAGCTCCTTCCACATCCTTCTCCAAAGACGCAATCCAAAGCCTCTCTTCCATCCTCAACAACCCTCTCTCCTCCACCACAATCTCCCCTCCCGAATTCACCCCTATCTCCTCCACCAAATCCACCTCCGAAATCACCCGATCCGATTTCCACACCTACCTCTCCACCGTCTCCGATCCCTTCCACCGCTTCGACGACATCCGCAAACACGCCAACAAAGAGATCTCCCTCCCATCCGACACCGACGGCGCCGGCGAAGCACTCGTCGCTTGTCTCCGCGAGGTTCCCTCGCTTTACTTCAAAGAAGATTTTCGTCTGGAAGAAGGCGCCACGTTTCGCGCTGCGTGTCCGTTCTCGACGTTTGCAGAGAACGCTGTGTTGCAGGAGAAGCTCTCGCAGTATCTTGATGTGGTGGAGCTTCATCTTGTTAAGGAGATCTCGCTGAGATCGTCTTCGTTCTTTGAAGCGCAGGGACAGTTGCAGGATCTTAATGGGAAGATCGTGGAGGGATGTGCAAGGATTCGGGAACTGAAGGATACTGTTCGGCTTATTGATTCAGATTTGGTTGAGTCTGCTAGGCAGATTCAGCAGCTTAACGGTACCAGGACGAATCTGTTGGCGCTTCAGCAGAAACTTAGGCTCATATTCTATGTTAATCAAGCACTCTCAGCTCTCAAATTG CTTGTTGCATCTGCAGATTGTGCTGGAGCACTGGATGTAACTGACGATTTGCAACATTTACTG GATGGAGATGAGCTCACTGGGTTGCACTGCTTTCGTCATCTTAGAGATCATGTGACAGGTTTTATAGAATCAATAAACAG CATTCTCTCAGCAGAGTTTATTCGAGCTTCTTTACACGATGCTGCAGAATCAGATGTGATAATTTTATCTAAAGCTAAAGCAAGAGCTTCCCTTCCCATGAATGGAAAAGATGATGAA GTAaagttagaagaagaagaaacaactaATTTCAAAGACAGTCTTCTCCCTACTGTAATTGGCTTGCTTAGAACA GCTAAACTTCCCTCTATTCTGAGGATCTATCGAGACACACTAACTGCTGATATGAAGAGCTCTATTAAAACTGCTGTTGCTGAGTTGCTTCCAGTTCTTGCTCTCCGAGGTTCAGAATCAGAGTTCTTTTCTGGAGACAGAGCTGTAGAGGCAGATG GTGGTGGTGCTTCGCTTGCTAGCAAGTTAAGGAGTCTGTCATCTGATTGCTTTGTCCATCTTTTGAGTGCTATTTTCATGATAGTACAG GCTCATTTAGTACGGGCTGCTGAAGTGAAAAAAGCCATTGAATGGATTTTGAGCAACTGTGATGGTCATTATGCTTCTGATTCAGTTGCTGCCGCAATTGCTCATGGTGCTGCAGCTGCAGAGATATCCCAAGAAAGCGATGTTAATGGCACTACATTTTTTCCGTATTCACCGCAGAGAAATGTTGCCAAGGGTTCCTCTTTTCAGGGAAAAGCAATTGATGCTGTGAGCTCCTCAAACATGTCAAAAAATTTCAG AGCTGATGTATTGCGAGAAAACGCAGAAGCTGTCTTTGCAGCATGTGATGCTGCTCATGGAAGATGGGCAAAGCTTCTGGGGGTCCGTGCTGCTCTCCATCCTAGATTGAAACTGCAGGAATTTCTAACTATTTACAACATCACCCATGAGTTCATTACAGCTACTGAAAAA ATTGGTGGAAGATTGGGATACAGCATCCGTGGGACACTGCAGTCGCAGGCCAAGGCTTTTATTGATTTTCAGCATGATTCTCGG ATGTCAAAAATCAAGGCAGTGCTTGACCAAGAAACTTGGGTGGAGATAGATGTTCCTGATGAATTTCAATCCATTATCAATATGCTTTTCTCATCGGATGCACTGTCTTCTGAGAACCTTAATGGTGTTGAAGAGGATAATTCAACGGGTTACCATGATATGGCATCTAACAATGTTGCCCAGCCGATGGCGGACACTGGACTGTTGAGCGCTGAACAGCATGTTGAGCAGGCTGATTCCGCGGAAGAATCTAAGAAATCACATAGAGGTCATAGCAAATCGGTTGGGAGTAACAGCACTGAGAAAGATCATAAAAAATCTGCATCTCAGGCTCTTTTCTACAAAGGTGTTGGTTATCACATGGTAAACTG TGGCTTGATATTGCTGAAGATGCTGTCAGAATACATTGATATGAACAACCTTTTGCCAACATTATCTTCAGAAGTTGTTCACCGTGTGGCAGAAATCTTGAAGTTTTTCAACACAAGAACATGCCAACTTGTTCTAGGGGCTGGTGCAATGCAG GTGTCTGGTTTGAAGTCCATCACCTCTAAACACCTGGCGCTGGCAAGTCAAGTCATTAGTTTTATACATGCTATTATTCCTG AAATTCGGCAGATTCTTTTTCTGAAAGTACCAGAGACTAGAAAATTGCTATTGCTTTCAGAGATTGATCGAGTCGCACAG ATAATGCGAGAAAGATTATTAGTCCACTTGCGTGGGTTGCCTCAAATTGTTGAGAGTTGGAATAGACCCGAGGATGCTGATCCCCAGCCTAGTCAATTTGCTCGGTCCCTTACAAAG GAAGTTGGATACCTCCAGCGTGTTCTATCTCGGACCTTGAATGAAGAAGATGTTCAGGCAATTTTCAG GCAAGTGGTCGTTATCTTTCATTCACAAATTTCAGAAGCATTTTCAAGATTTGATATAAGCACTTCACAGGCAAAGAATAG GTTATATCGGGATATCAAACATATTCTTCAATGTATACGGTCATTACCATCAGGTGATTTAAGTAAATCTGATACCCCTAACTGGGGTCAGCTGGATGAATTCTTGGTGCAAAGATTTGGTAATGATGCTGTTCAGTAA